In the Kitasatospora terrestris genome, one interval contains:
- a CDS encoding family 43 glycosylhydrolase, whose amino-acid sequence MTPTRSRTWLALSVAALFALLCSSLAVPAQPAAAAAAGRTYTNPIKSQKGADPWLEYYSGNYYLVTTSWTSEITMRRSPTLAGLATAPSVRVFSDSNPNRCCNIWAPELHFFNNHWYLYYVAGQNVGDYGPTQRLHVAESAGTDPMGPYTFKNDLAAPGTDTWLIDGSVLRVNGSLYLLGSAFGGGTQNLVIAPMSNPYTVSGALSVISTPTYSWEKSGAAVNEGPEPLYHNGKTFIVYSASYCTTADYKLGRLELTGSNPLLASSWTKKSTPVFQRDDAAGVYGPGHNGFFTSPDGTESWIVYHANDSASGGCDNNRTTRAQKFSWNADGTPNFGAPVALGTSLAGPSGETATTPTSYTLVNRNSGKCLDLENGSAADGANIRQWSCNGAAAQKWRIEDRGDDTSRLVNVAGGKVLDTADCSTADGADLRQWSWLNNACQRFRLVVSDQGGWVRLVNANSGKVADVAGCSTADGADVRQWSWLDNACQQWQLTAG is encoded by the coding sequence GTGACCCCCACCCGTTCGCGTACCTGGCTCGCCCTGTCGGTGGCCGCCCTCTTCGCCCTGCTGTGCAGCTCCCTCGCGGTGCCCGCGCAGCCCGCGGCGGCGGCGGCCGCCGGCCGCACGTACACCAACCCGATCAAGTCGCAGAAGGGTGCCGACCCGTGGCTTGAGTACTACAGCGGCAACTACTACCTGGTGACCACGTCCTGGACCTCCGAGATCACCATGCGCAGGTCGCCGACGCTGGCCGGTCTGGCGACCGCGCCGAGCGTGCGGGTGTTCAGCGACAGCAACCCCAACCGCTGCTGCAACATCTGGGCACCGGAGCTGCACTTCTTCAACAACCATTGGTACCTGTACTACGTCGCCGGCCAGAACGTCGGCGACTACGGGCCGACCCAGCGCCTGCACGTCGCCGAGAGCGCCGGTACCGACCCCATGGGCCCGTACACCTTCAAGAACGACCTCGCCGCGCCGGGCACCGACACCTGGCTGATCGATGGCAGCGTGCTCCGGGTGAACGGCTCGCTGTACCTGCTCGGCAGCGCCTTCGGCGGCGGCACCCAGAACCTGGTCATCGCGCCGATGTCCAACCCGTACACGGTGAGCGGCGCGCTGAGCGTGATCTCCACCCCCACCTACAGCTGGGAGAAGTCCGGCGCCGCGGTCAACGAGGGCCCGGAGCCGCTCTACCACAACGGCAAGACCTTCATCGTCTACTCGGCGAGCTACTGCACCACCGCCGACTACAAGCTCGGCCGGCTCGAACTCACCGGCAGCAACCCGCTGCTCGCCTCCTCCTGGACCAAGAAGTCCACGCCGGTCTTCCAGCGCGACGACGCCGCCGGCGTCTACGGGCCCGGCCACAACGGCTTCTTCACCTCCCCGGACGGCACCGAGAGCTGGATCGTCTACCACGCCAACGACTCCGCCTCCGGCGGCTGCGACAACAACCGCACCACCCGCGCCCAGAAGTTCAGCTGGAACGCCGACGGCACCCCGAACTTCGGCGCCCCGGTCGCGCTCGGCACCTCGCTGGCAGGGCCGTCCGGTGAGACCGCGACCACCCCGACCAGCTACACCCTGGTCAACCGCAACAGCGGCAAGTGCCTCGACCTGGAGAACGGTTCGGCCGCCGACGGCGCCAACATCCGGCAGTGGTCCTGCAACGGCGCCGCCGCGCAGAAGTGGCGGATCGAGGACCGCGGCGACGACACCTCCCGGCTGGTGAACGTGGCCGGCGGCAAGGTGCTGGACACCGCCGACTGCTCGACGGCCGACGGCGCGGACCTGCGCCAGTGGTCCTGGCTGAACAACGCCTGCCAGCGCTTCCGCCTGGTGGTCAGCGACCAGGGCGGCTGGGTGCGCCTGGTCAACGCCAACAGCGGCAAGGTCGCCGACGTCGCCGGCTGCTCCACCGCCGACGGCGCGGACGTCCGCCAGTGGTCCTGGCTCGACAACGCCTGCCAGCAGTGGCAGCTCACGGCCGGTTGA
- a CDS encoding type 1 glutamine amidotransferase domain-containing protein produces the protein MSKILFVMTGADHWTLADGTEHPSGYWAEEAVTPYEAFTAAGHQVVVATPGGVVPTVDRGSLSPEANGGPEGAARIERALAAMPELRQPIGLDEVKLDEYAAVFYPGGHGPMEDLSADPDSGRLLVDALASGRPLGVVCHGSAALLAAVTADGTNAFAGYRATSFSNTEETLAGLAERAAWLLETRLVEAGVDVRNGEPWAPHVVVDRNLVTGQNPASSAPVAAELLGKLA, from the coding sequence ATGTCAAAGATCCTTTTCGTGATGACCGGCGCCGACCACTGGACCCTGGCCGACGGCACCGAGCACCCGTCCGGCTACTGGGCGGAGGAGGCGGTGACCCCGTACGAGGCGTTCACCGCCGCCGGGCACCAGGTCGTCGTCGCCACCCCGGGCGGGGTGGTCCCGACCGTCGACCGGGGCAGCCTGTCGCCCGAGGCCAACGGCGGACCGGAGGGCGCCGCCCGGATCGAGCGGGCGCTCGCCGCGATGCCCGAGCTGCGGCAGCCGATCGGCCTGGACGAGGTGAAGCTCGACGAGTACGCGGCCGTGTTCTACCCGGGCGGCCACGGCCCGATGGAGGACCTGTCGGCGGACCCGGACTCCGGCCGCCTGCTGGTCGACGCGCTGGCGTCCGGCCGCCCGCTGGGCGTGGTCTGCCACGGTTCGGCCGCGCTGCTCGCGGCGGTCACCGCGGACGGCACCAACGCCTTCGCCGGCTACCGGGCGACCTCGTTCAGCAACACCGAGGAGACGCTGGCCGGCCTCGCCGAGCGGGCGGCGTGGCTGCTGGAGACCCGCCTGGTCGAGGCGGGCGTGGACGTCCGCAACGGCGAGCCGTGGGCCCCGCACGTGGTGGTCGACCGCAACCTGGTCACCGGGCAGAACCCGGCCTCCTCCGCACCGGTCGCGGCCGAGCTGCTCGGCAAGCTGGCCTGA
- a CDS encoding helical backbone metal receptor, with amino-acid sequence MRDDLGAGVRLGAVRRVVSLVPSLTEAIAESAPGLLVGATDWCSHPAELDVARIGGTKNPDVARIVALRPDLVVANEEENRAVELDALRAAGVPVWVTRIRTLDEAFDSLERMLAGACGLPAQPWLAEARRAWAGLPRPAGEPVRAVVPIWRRPWMVLGRDTFAGDLLRRLGVEQLYADHAERYPAVPLEELRASGPELVVLPDEPYRFTATDGPEAFPGVPAALVGGRHLTWYGPSLVTAPAVLARQLADTVRE; translated from the coding sequence CTGCGGGACGACCTGGGCGCCGGGGTCCGGCTCGGCGCGGTGCGCCGGGTGGTGTCCCTGGTGCCCTCGCTCACCGAGGCGATCGCCGAGAGCGCGCCCGGCCTGCTGGTCGGCGCCACCGACTGGTGCAGCCACCCGGCGGAGCTGGACGTGGCGCGGATCGGCGGCACCAAGAACCCGGACGTGGCGCGGATCGTCGCGCTGCGGCCGGACCTGGTGGTCGCCAACGAGGAGGAGAACCGGGCGGTCGAACTCGACGCGCTCCGGGCCGCCGGGGTGCCGGTCTGGGTGACCCGGATCCGGACGCTGGACGAGGCGTTCGACTCGCTGGAGCGGATGCTGGCCGGCGCGTGCGGACTGCCCGCGCAGCCCTGGCTCGCCGAGGCGCGCCGGGCGTGGGCCGGGCTTCCGCGGCCGGCGGGCGAGCCGGTCCGGGCGGTGGTGCCGATCTGGCGGCGGCCGTGGATGGTGCTGGGCCGCGACACCTTCGCCGGGGACCTGCTGCGCCGGCTCGGCGTCGAGCAGTTGTACGCGGACCACGCGGAGCGCTACCCGGCCGTTCCGCTGGAGGAGCTGCGGGCATCGGGGCCGGAGCTGGTGGTGCTGCCGGACGAGCCGTACCGCTTCACGGCGACGGACGGACCGGAGGCCTTCCCCGGGGTGCCGGCGGCCCTGGTCGGCGGCCGCCACCTGACCTGGTACGGGCCCTCGCTGGTGACGGCACCGGCGGTGCTGGCCCGGCAACTGGCGGACACCGTGCGGGAGTAG
- a CDS encoding glyceraldehyde-3-phosphate dehydrogenase, translating into MTVNDDVFTDWINREEIAESMIPIIGRLHRERDVNVLVHSRSLVNKSVISILKTHRFARQIDGEELSVTETLPFLSALTTLDLGPSQIDIGMLAAMYKSDDRGLSVEEFTAQAVAGALGDNKLERREGRDVVLYGFGRIGRLLARLLVEKAGGGNGLRLRAIVVRNSGGDDLVKRASLLRRDSIHGQFSGSITVDEANNKIVANGNEIQVIYSNDPSEVDYTAYGIKDAILIDNTGRWRDREGLSKHLRPGIAKVVLTAPGKGDVPNIVHGVNHDTVKPDEQIISCASCTTNAIVPPLKAMADKYGVLRGHVETVHSFTNDQNLLDNFHKADRRGRSAPMNMVITETGAASAVAKALPELKAKITGSSIRVPVPDVSIAILNLQLATETDREDVLEYLRNISLTSPLKRQIDFTTAPDAVSSDFIGSRHASIVDAGALKVEGDNAILYLWYDNEFGYSCQVVRVVQHVSGVEYPTFPAPAV; encoded by the coding sequence GTGACTGTCAACGACGACGTGTTCACGGACTGGATCAACCGCGAGGAGATCGCGGAGTCGATGATCCCGATCATTGGGCGACTGCACCGGGAGCGGGACGTGAACGTCCTGGTCCACAGCCGTTCCCTGGTGAACAAGTCGGTGATCAGCATCCTGAAGACTCACCGATTCGCCCGCCAGATCGACGGCGAGGAGCTGTCGGTCACCGAGACGCTGCCGTTCCTGAGCGCGCTCACCACGCTGGACCTCGGCCCCTCCCAGATCGACATCGGCATGCTCGCCGCGATGTACAAGTCCGACGACCGCGGTCTGTCGGTGGAGGAGTTCACCGCGCAGGCGGTGGCGGGTGCGCTGGGTGACAACAAGCTGGAGCGCCGCGAGGGCCGCGACGTCGTGCTGTACGGCTTCGGCCGGATCGGCCGCCTGCTGGCCCGCCTGCTGGTCGAGAAGGCCGGCGGCGGCAACGGCCTGCGGCTGCGCGCGATCGTGGTCCGCAACAGCGGTGGCGACGACCTGGTGAAGCGCGCCTCGCTGCTGCGCCGCGACTCGATCCACGGCCAGTTCTCGGGCTCCATCACGGTGGACGAGGCCAACAACAAGATCGTCGCGAACGGCAACGAGATCCAGGTGATCTACTCCAACGACCCGTCCGAGGTGGACTACACCGCGTACGGGATCAAGGACGCGATCCTGATCGACAACACCGGCCGCTGGCGCGACCGCGAGGGCCTGTCCAAGCACCTGCGCCCCGGCATCGCCAAGGTCGTGCTGACCGCCCCGGGCAAGGGCGACGTCCCGAACATCGTGCACGGCGTCAACCACGACACCGTGAAGCCGGACGAGCAGATCATCTCCTGCGCGTCCTGCACCACCAACGCGATCGTCCCGCCGCTGAAGGCGATGGCGGACAAGTACGGCGTGCTCCGCGGCCACGTGGAGACCGTCCACTCGTTCACCAACGACCAGAACCTGCTGGACAACTTCCACAAGGCCGACCGTCGCGGCCGTTCCGCGCCGATGAACATGGTGATCACCGAGACCGGTGCCGCCTCGGCCGTCGCCAAGGCCCTGCCGGAGCTCAAGGCGAAGATCACCGGCAGCTCGATCCGCGTCCCCGTGCCGGACGTCTCGATCGCGATCCTGAACCTGCAGCTGGCCACCGAGACGGACCGCGAGGACGTCCTGGAGTACCTGCGGAACATCTCGCTGACCTCGCCGCTGAAGCGCCAGATCGACTTCACCACGGCGCCGGACGCGGTCTCCAGCGACTTCATCGGCTCGCGGCACGCCTCGATCGTGGACGCCGGTGCGCTGAAGGTGGAGGGCGACAACGCCATCCTCTACCTGTGGTACGACAACGAGTTCGGCTACTCCTGCCAGGTGGTCCGGGTCGTCCAGCACGTCTCCGGCGTCGAGTACCCGACTTTCCCGGCCCCGGCGGTCTGA
- a CDS encoding alpha/beta fold hydrolase, with product MSTAHSPWSGTVAIEDTALAVTDTGGTGRPVVYLNGSYADQSHWRRVIAELGDGFRHISYDERARGRSRTSSDYSFEACLRDLDAVLTARGVERPILIGWSYGAALAIHWAARHPDRVAGVVSVDGALPHEWLTEETKVQIRRLFRRLSPLFPVARRIGMAARMSAAQHAEINIEINELLAPAAIDPVFDRVSTPVRYVLATGGNLGGEAGLMESIRANIEPVLARRPNIRVSAKVPSNHSKILRKDFRALAEAVREVAAVRELPLG from the coding sequence ATGAGCACCGCGCACTCCCCCTGGTCCGGCACGGTCGCGATCGAGGACACCGCCCTCGCGGTCACCGACACCGGCGGCACCGGCCGCCCGGTGGTCTACCTCAACGGCTCGTACGCCGACCAGTCGCACTGGCGCCGGGTGATCGCCGAACTCGGCGACGGCTTCCGGCACATCAGCTACGACGAGCGCGCCCGCGGCAGGTCCCGGACCTCCTCGGACTACTCCTTCGAGGCCTGCCTGCGCGACCTCGACGCGGTGCTCACCGCGCGGGGCGTGGAACGGCCGATCCTGATCGGCTGGTCCTACGGCGCGGCCCTGGCGATCCACTGGGCCGCACGGCACCCGGACCGGGTCGCCGGGGTGGTCTCCGTCGACGGCGCCCTCCCGCACGAGTGGCTGACCGAGGAGACCAAGGTGCAGATCCGCAGGCTGTTCCGCCGGCTCAGCCCGCTCTTCCCGGTCGCCCGCCGGATCGGCATGGCCGCGCGGATGAGCGCCGCGCAGCACGCCGAGATCAACATCGAGATCAACGAGCTGCTCGCACCGGCCGCCATCGACCCGGTCTTCGACCGGGTGAGCACACCGGTCCGGTACGTGCTCGCCACCGGCGGCAACCTCGGCGGCGAGGCCGGGCTGATGGAGTCGATCCGCGCCAACATCGAACCGGTGCTGGCCCGTCGGCCCAACATCCGGGTCTCCGCCAAGGTCCCCAGCAACCACTCGAAGATCCTGCGCAAGGACTTCCGGGCGCTGGCCGAGGCGGTCCGCGAGGTCGCCGCCGTCCGGGAGCTCCCGCTCGGCTGA
- the mmsB gene encoding multiple monosaccharide ABC transporter permease, whose protein sequence is MTQTETTPQTPPAGASAPARRSVGEVLGSALRGNVRQYGMLVALALIVVLFQIWTDGILLQPLNITNLIQQNGYILILAIGMMIVIIAGHIDLSVGSLAAFVGAAAAVMMVKHQVPWPVALVAALLIGAAAGAWQGFWIAYIGIPSFIVTLAGMLLFRGGTQILLQGQSVAPFPTGFQKISSGFLPEVGPQTNYHNLTLLLGLAVLAISVLQEVRGRRQAASHGLEVLPVGLFAAKLVAIAAAVLVFTLLLASYHGVPIVLLILGALLVGFGYVMRNSILGRHTYAIGGNEAAAKLSGVKSKRVVFLAFVNMGVLAALAGLVFAARLNAGTPQAGINFELEAIAAAFIGGASATGGVGTVLGAIIGGLVLGVLNNGMSIVGVGTDYQQVIKGLVLLAAVGFDVYNKRKVGS, encoded by the coding sequence ATGACCCAGACCGAGACCACCCCGCAGACCCCGCCCGCCGGTGCGTCGGCGCCCGCCCGCCGATCGGTCGGCGAGGTGCTGGGCTCCGCGCTGCGCGGCAACGTCCGCCAGTACGGCATGCTGGTCGCGCTCGCGCTGATCGTGGTGCTGTTCCAGATCTGGACCGACGGCATCCTGCTGCAGCCGCTGAACATCACCAACCTGATCCAGCAGAACGGCTACATCCTGATCCTGGCCATCGGCATGATGATCGTCATCATCGCCGGGCACATCGACCTCTCGGTCGGTTCGCTGGCGGCGTTCGTCGGCGCGGCGGCCGCCGTGATGATGGTCAAGCACCAGGTGCCGTGGCCGGTCGCGCTGGTCGCCGCGCTGCTGATCGGTGCGGCGGCGGGTGCCTGGCAGGGCTTCTGGATCGCCTACATCGGCATCCCGTCGTTCATCGTGACGCTGGCCGGCATGCTGCTGTTCCGCGGCGGCACCCAGATCCTGCTGCAGGGCCAGTCGGTGGCACCGTTCCCGACCGGCTTCCAGAAGATCAGCAGCGGCTTCCTGCCGGAGGTCGGACCGCAGACCAACTACCACAACCTGACCCTGCTGCTCGGCCTCGCAGTGCTCGCGATCTCCGTCCTGCAGGAGGTGCGCGGACGGCGCCAGGCCGCCTCGCACGGCCTGGAGGTGCTGCCCGTCGGCCTGTTCGCGGCCAAGCTGGTCGCGATCGCGGCGGCGGTGCTGGTGTTCACGCTGCTGCTGGCCAGCTACCACGGTGTGCCGATCGTGCTGCTGATCCTCGGCGCGCTGCTGGTCGGCTTCGGTTACGTGATGCGCAACTCCATCCTCGGCCGCCACACCTACGCGATCGGCGGCAACGAGGCGGCGGCCAAGCTGTCCGGTGTGAAGAGCAAGCGGGTGGTCTTCCTCGCCTTCGTCAACATGGGCGTGCTGGCCGCGCTGGCCGGCCTGGTCTTCGCCGCGCGGTTGAACGCCGGCACCCCGCAGGCGGGCATCAACTTCGAACTGGAGGCCATCGCCGCGGCGTTCATCGGCGGCGCCTCCGCGACCGGCGGCGTCGGCACGGTGCTCGGCGCGATCATCGGCGGCCTGGTGCTCGGCGTGCTCAACAACGGCATGTCGATCGTCGGCGTCGGCACCGACTACCAGCAGGTGATCAAGGGCCTGGTGCTGCTCGCGGCGGTCGGCTTCGACGTCTACAACAAGCGCAAGGTCGGTTCCTGA
- the mmsA gene encoding multiple monosaccharide ABC transporter ATP-binding protein: MAGPVLEMRSISKSFPGVKALSDVNLSVAAGEVHAICGENGAGKSTLMKVVSGVYPHGSYEGEILFEDEPCRFKDIRASEQRGIVIIHQELALVPYLSIAENIFLGNEHAKRGVISWNRTLTHAKELLERVGLHDSPQTRIADIGVGKQQLVEIAKALAKEVKLLILDEPTAALNDEDSRKLLDLILELKAQGISCIIISHKLNEIARVADSVTILRDGRTIETIAIGAEGISEDRIIRGMVGRDLEHRYPERTPQIGEVAFAVENWTVQHPIDHQRKVVDNASLNVRRGEIVGIAGLMGAGRTELAMSVFGRSYGRYTGGRVLLDGREVRTRTVPEAIAHGLAYVTEDRKQLGLNLSDNISRNISLSALGKVARRGWVNQHEERRVAESYRKTMNIKAPSVFAETGKLSGGNQQKVVLSKWIFAGPEVLILDEPTRGIDVGAKAEIYTVIADLAEQGKAVLVISSELPELLGLCDRIYTMAEGRITGEVDRADATQESLMRLMTMSAVPHDEQV; encoded by the coding sequence ATGGCCGGACCGGTCCTCGAGATGCGTTCGATCAGCAAGTCATTCCCGGGCGTCAAGGCGCTCTCCGACGTCAACCTCAGCGTAGCCGCCGGCGAGGTGCACGCCATCTGCGGTGAGAACGGCGCCGGCAAGTCCACCCTGATGAAGGTGGTCAGCGGCGTCTACCCGCACGGCAGCTACGAGGGCGAGATCCTCTTCGAGGACGAGCCCTGCCGGTTCAAGGACATCCGCGCCAGCGAGCAGCGCGGCATCGTCATCATCCACCAGGAGCTCGCCCTGGTGCCGTACCTGTCGATCGCCGAGAACATCTTCCTCGGCAACGAGCACGCCAAGCGCGGCGTGATCAGCTGGAACCGCACCCTCACCCACGCCAAGGAGCTGCTGGAGCGGGTCGGCCTGCACGACAGCCCGCAGACCCGGATCGCCGACATCGGCGTGGGCAAGCAGCAGCTCGTCGAGATCGCCAAGGCCCTGGCGAAGGAGGTGAAGCTGCTGATCCTGGACGAGCCGACCGCCGCGCTGAACGACGAGGACAGCCGCAAGCTGCTCGACCTGATCCTGGAGCTCAAGGCGCAGGGCATCTCCTGCATCATCATCTCGCACAAGCTGAACGAGATCGCCCGGGTCGCCGACTCGGTGACCATCCTGCGCGACGGCCGGACCATCGAGACCATCGCGATCGGCGCCGAGGGCATCTCCGAGGACCGGATCATCCGCGGCATGGTCGGCCGCGACCTGGAGCACCGCTACCCCGAGCGGACCCCGCAGATCGGCGAGGTCGCCTTCGCGGTCGAGAACTGGACCGTGCAGCACCCGATCGACCACCAGCGCAAGGTGGTCGACAACGCCTCCCTGAACGTTCGGCGCGGCGAGATCGTCGGCATCGCCGGCCTGATGGGCGCCGGGCGCACCGAGCTCGCGATGAGCGTCTTCGGGCGCTCCTACGGCCGGTACACCGGCGGCCGGGTGCTGCTGGACGGGCGCGAGGTGCGCACCCGCACGGTGCCGGAGGCGATCGCGCACGGCCTCGCGTACGTCACCGAGGACCGCAAGCAGCTCGGGCTCAACCTGAGCGACAACATCAGCCGGAACATCTCGCTGAGCGCGCTCGGCAAGGTGGCCAGGCGCGGCTGGGTGAACCAGCACGAGGAGCGGCGGGTCGCCGAGTCCTACCGGAAGACCATGAACATCAAGGCTCCCTCGGTGTTCGCGGAGACCGGGAAGCTCAGCGGCGGCAACCAGCAGAAGGTCGTCCTCAGCAAGTGGATCTTCGCCGGTCCCGAGGTGCTGATCCTGGACGAGCCGACCCGCGGCATCGACGTCGGCGCCAAGGCGGAGATCTACACGGTGATCGCCGACCTCGCCGAGCAGGGCAAGGCGGTGCTGGTGATCTCCTCCGAGCTGCCGGAACTCCTCGGCCTGTGCGACCGGATCTACACCATGGCCGAGGGCCGGATCACCGGCGAGGTGGACCGCGCCGACGCCACCCAGGAATCCCTGATGCGACTCATGACGATGAGCGCCGTACCCCACGACGAGCAGGTGTAA
- the chvE gene encoding multiple monosaccharide ABC transporter substrate-binding protein: MALAAAGLTLSLAACGQSANGVGDGASGAAKGDAKGGLVGIAMPTKSSERWINDGNNMVKEFQAKGYKTDLQYGDNVVENQVAQLENMITKGAKLLVVAAIDGSSLTNVLQKAADAHIPVISYDRLIRGTKNVDYYATFDNYKVGVLQGTYIADKLGLKDGKGPFNVELFAGSPDDNNANFFFNGAMSVLKPYIDEKKVVVQSGQTAFNQVATLRWDGGVAQSRMDNLLSKSYTSARVDAVLSPYDGISIGILSSLKGVGYGTAGKALPIVTGQDAELASVKSIIAGEQTQTVYKDTRELAKVAVQMGDAVLTGGKPEVNDTTQYENGAKTVPAYLLQPVSVDKENYSKVLVDSGQYSADQLK; this comes from the coding sequence ATGGCCCTCGCCGCTGCGGGCCTCACGCTGTCCCTGGCCGCCTGCGGCCAGAGCGCCAACGGCGTCGGGGACGGCGCCTCGGGCGCGGCCAAGGGAGACGCCAAGGGCGGGCTGGTGGGCATCGCGATGCCCACCAAGTCGTCGGAGCGGTGGATCAACGACGGCAACAACATGGTCAAGGAGTTCCAGGCCAAGGGGTACAAGACCGACCTGCAGTACGGCGACAACGTGGTGGAGAACCAGGTCGCCCAGCTCGAGAACATGATCACCAAGGGTGCGAAGCTCCTGGTGGTCGCCGCCATCGACGGCTCCTCGCTGACCAACGTGCTGCAGAAGGCGGCCGACGCCCACATCCCGGTGATCTCCTACGACCGGCTGATCCGCGGCACCAAGAACGTCGACTACTACGCGACCTTCGACAACTACAAGGTCGGTGTCCTCCAGGGCACCTACATCGCCGACAAGCTGGGCCTGAAGGACGGCAAGGGCCCGTTCAACGTCGAGCTGTTCGCCGGCTCGCCGGACGACAACAACGCGAACTTCTTCTTCAACGGTGCGATGAGCGTGCTCAAGCCGTACATCGACGAGAAGAAGGTGGTCGTGCAGTCCGGCCAGACCGCCTTCAACCAGGTCGCCACGCTGCGCTGGGACGGCGGGGTGGCGCAGTCGCGGATGGACAACCTGCTGAGCAAGTCGTACACCTCGGCCCGGGTCGATGCCGTGCTGTCGCCGTACGACGGCATCTCGATCGGCATCCTGTCCTCGCTCAAGGGCGTCGGCTACGGTACGGCGGGCAAGGCGCTGCCGATCGTCACCGGTCAGGACGCCGAGCTGGCCTCGGTGAAGTCGATCATCGCCGGCGAGCAGACCCAGACCGTCTACAAGGACACCCGCGAACTGGCCAAGGTGGCCGTGCAGATGGGCGACGCGGTGCTCACCGGCGGCAAGCCGGAGGTCAACGACACCACCCAGTACGAGAACGGCGCCAAGACGGTGCCCGCCTACCTGCTGCAGCCGGTCAGCGTCGACAAGGAGAACTACTCGAAGGTGCTGGTGGACAGCGGCCAGTACAGCGCGGACCAGCTCAAGTAA
- a CDS encoding family 43 glycosylhydrolase yields the protein MKRTLPLAAAAAVLAAPLLPAPAAQAAVPASPAVGYSNPLINQRADAQIYKHTDGYYYFTATVPEYDRIVLRRATTIQGLAGAPETVIWTKHASGAMANHVWAPEIHYIGGKWYVYFAAGDSADQWKIRMYVLESSSANPLTGGWTEKGRIATPMDSFSLDATTFTVNGVRYLSWAQKDPAIATNSNVYIAKLSNPWTISGTPVRLTVPTYGWETVGYKVNEGPALIQHGGKVFLTYSASATDSNYCLGMLTASATADLLDPAAWTKSTSPVFAGNAATSQYGPGHNQFTVSEDGKSDIMVYHDRSYKDITGDPLNDPNRRTRVQKVYWNADGTPNFGIPVADGATPIRLSSYNYPTYFVRHWDYRAKLEPDVANLADSQFRTVTGLSGSGTVSLESANFPGYYLHSRNGEVWVEKNDGTTAFKDSASFYQRSGLADAAGVSYEAYSSPGQYLRHYEYLLYTQPVTTALAQQDATFYRQ from the coding sequence ATGAAGCGCACACTCCCGCTCGCCGCTGCGGCCGCCGTCCTCGCCGCCCCGCTGCTGCCCGCTCCCGCCGCGCAGGCCGCCGTTCCCGCCTCGCCCGCGGTCGGCTACAGCAACCCGCTGATCAACCAGCGGGCGGACGCCCAGATCTACAAGCACACCGACGGCTACTACTACTTCACCGCCACCGTCCCCGAGTACGACCGGATCGTCCTGCGCCGTGCCACCACCATCCAGGGCCTGGCCGGTGCCCCCGAGACGGTGATCTGGACCAAGCACGCCAGCGGCGCGATGGCCAACCACGTCTGGGCGCCGGAGATCCACTACATCGGCGGCAAGTGGTACGTCTACTTCGCGGCCGGCGACTCCGCCGACCAGTGGAAGATCCGGATGTACGTGCTGGAGTCCTCCTCCGCCAACCCGCTGACCGGCGGCTGGACGGAGAAGGGGCGGATCGCCACCCCGATGGACTCCTTCTCCCTGGACGCCACCACCTTCACGGTCAACGGCGTGCGTTACCTCAGCTGGGCGCAGAAGGACCCGGCGATCGCCACCAACTCCAACGTCTACATCGCCAAGCTGAGCAACCCCTGGACCATCTCCGGCACCCCGGTGCGGCTGACCGTGCCCACGTACGGCTGGGAGACGGTCGGCTACAAGGTCAACGAGGGCCCGGCGCTGATCCAGCACGGCGGCAAGGTCTTCCTGACCTACTCGGCGTCGGCCACCGACAGCAACTACTGCCTGGGCATGCTGACCGCCTCGGCCACCGCGGACCTGCTCGACCCGGCGGCGTGGACGAAGAGCACCTCGCCGGTGTTCGCCGGCAACGCGGCCACCTCGCAGTACGGGCCGGGGCACAACCAGTTCACCGTCTCCGAGGACGGCAAGAGCGACATCATGGTCTACCACGACCGCTCGTACAAGGACATCACCGGCGACCCGCTGAACGACCCGAACCGCCGCACCCGGGTGCAGAAGGTGTACTGGAACGCCGACGGCACGCCCAACTTCGGCATCCCGGTGGCCGACGGCGCCACTCCGATCCGGCTGTCCTCGTACAACTACCCGACGTACTTCGTCCGGCACTGGGACTACCGGGCGAAGCTGGAGCCCGACGTCGCCAACCTCGCCGACTCCCAGTTCCGGACCGTCACCGGCCTGTCCGGCAGCGGCACCGTCTCGCTGGAGTCCGCCAACTTCCCCGGCTACTACCTGCACAGCAGGAACGGCGAGGTGTGGGTGGAGAAGAACGACGGCACCACCGCCTTCAAGGACAGCGCCAGCTTCTACCAGCGGTCGGGCCTCGCGGATGCCGCCGGGGTGAGCTACGAGGCGTACAGCAGCCCCGGCCAGTACCTGCGGCACTACGAGTACCTGCTGTACACCCAGCCGGTCACCACCGCGCTCGCCCAGCAGGACGCCACTTTCTACCGGCAGTGA
- a CDS encoding antitoxin gives MSMMDKLKQMLKGHEDQADKAVDKAGDMADERTGGQYSGQVDMAQDKAKEQFRDEPPQ, from the coding sequence ATGTCGATGATGGACAAGCTCAAGCAGATGCTCAAGGGCCACGAGGACCAGGCCGACAAGGCCGTGGACAAGGCCGGTGACATGGCCGACGAGAGGACCGGCGGCCAGTACAGCGGCCAGGTCGACATGGCTCAGGACAAGGCCAAGGAGCAGTTCCGCGACGAACCTCCGCAGTGA